The DNA region CAACTGGTGTTAGTCCGGGTTTTCCAATTCGGAAGCGGGCAGTACTTACCCGAGGTCACCCAGGATTTGTGTACAGTAGGGCTACAAGAAACACATATGAATAAGTCTCATGCTTTGAcgccttgagcttggaggAGTCTTACACCGGCGAGAACTCTGGTCATATCCAACACACGGTATCCCTTGAGTGGAAGAGTGACGTCTCCCGAAGCTGCCGAGCCGGAGAACGTTCGGAAGGCTCCCGGGCCGGGTCCGAAACGCCGGCCCGTTCCGCGGAGCTGCAGGAGAGCACGGGGGACGCCAAGTATGCGGCTCATTTTGAGAATTGAACAACTGAGGGATTCGATTTGTCGAGAAATGCAAACAAGACAACTTCCACAATGTGTGGTCGATGGAAAGGTCCATAAGGACTATTATCCCTGGTGCTGGCAGCACTGGTGCCACTGGCGGGGCTGAAGAACCCCCGCAGCAAGCCGGAACTGCACTGAGCTCTGCAGCAACACGATCATGAATGACAGTTGACCGAGGGTAAAGCCAGAACCTCGGTATTTGACTCATGAACTCTCCAATACATGACAGAGACTCCATTTCATACTCCAAAAAATCATGGTCTTAAAAGAGGGCAGCAGTGACATCTGCATAACACAGCGGGAACAAGGACATGGACTTGAAGCAAGGAAGCTGTGGGACGGTCCAAGTGGGGCGGTAATTCCTCGGCAAGCAACCCCACCATGGATCCCGTCAGGTCCCTAGTGACCCTCTGCGCTGCGTAACCATGAACGGGACTGTTGGGGCCCGCTAAAACACCAGGCCAACCCAGCAATTCAGTGACAGCTGTTCGCGCAGTAAACCAGTAAGTCCAACAGATGCGTGTTTATCATTCAATACCCCGTCGCTGTGATAACTAGCTGCCCAATCACGACAACCCTCGTCCCTGAGCCCCCCTTGCGTGCCCGACGCCTAGCTCCTGAAGTTCAACGCCCGAAACTGACACCTTGACTGGAACCGCTGCCTTACCCGTCGAAGACCTTACGGCTCCCTTGCATGTCTTCCCATAATCAAGGAGAGAGCTCCCATGCCCAAGATGACGGGATAGCCACAGGCGACCTGCCAACGGCCGGTCAAAGTGCTGATCAGGGCGCTGCATCGAATGAACCTTCAACCCCAGCCCCGGCAAGCGCTGCCGTGGAAGAGGACCTTCTAGACTTGGGTAATCAGGACTCCCAAGAAACTGGGGACGGCACGGTGGAATCATCGACTCTCAGGCAGGACAAGGGAAAGCAGTCGTCGTCTCTTGACGATTCGAATGACCTGATGTCATCTATCGCTACGCTAAAGCCGGCTACTTCGCCAACTACCACGACTGCCACCCAGTATCTCACCATCGAATCCCGGACATACAAAGACCCTACCCCGCCGACGCCGGccccttctcaacctccttcccGAGCACCCTCGACGGCAGCAACTTCACGCTCAAGACATGGATCTTCAGAACCATCACCTACTAGGTCTGATGTTGGTTACGACGAGAAACGATATACCAGCGAAGATGAACAAGAAAGCGGGTCAAGATCAGAAATTCAGAGCATCATGGAACAGTTCAGCGAGGAAGGCGGGGGTCCAGGGGTAGAAGAGGTCATGAGTCCACGGCTGGAGATGGCATCGCCTCTTCTTGGAAGCCCAATGTCTCACCCACCACGGAAATCAAGCTTGGAGCCTCTCACTCCTAGTCTTGCTCAGCAGTTACAAGAAGGTATACAGGGTCTACGCATGTCAGGGTCGTCACCGTCAGACACACGCGGGAAGGACAAGGAAGACTTTGGACCGCCTGTTCCGCCAAAGGATGATTCAATGTACCCCGCCAGTCCAGGGCGTTCGCAGGATGATCTTCGAGGCAACGTGGATTCGCCAATGTCGCCGAGTACTCTCCAtcgccctccacccccagaGCCCGAACCTGAACCGACATTGCCATTTGATTTCCACCGATTCTTGGAACAGTTGCGCAATAAGAAAGCCGATCCTGTTGCCAGATATTTAAAGTCTTTCTTGTCCGAGTTTGGAAAACGGCAATGGATGGTACATGAGCAGGTCAAGATAATTAGTGATTTCCTCACATTTATCGCCAACAAGATGGGCCAGTGCGAGGTCTGGCGCGACGTGTCCGATGCCGAATTTGACAACGCCCGCGAAGGCATGGAGAAACTTGTCATGAACCGCCTTTACAGCCAGACCTTTTCGCCCGCGATTCCACCGCCACAGCCAATTCCAGGAGCGAAGCCAAGGAGACGTGGCGGGGAGCGCCCGATGGGCCCTGGACGGCGGGGACAGCACCAGGAGGATGTTGAGCGTGACGAGATTCTTGCTCAAAAGATCAACATCTATAGTTGGGTACGAGAAGACCACTTGGATATTCCA from Podospora pseudopauciseta strain CBS 411.78 chromosome 6, whole genome shotgun sequence includes:
- a CDS encoding hypothetical protein (BUSCO:EOG0926499W; COG:U; EggNog:ENOG503NY9E); the protein is MSSHNQGESSHAQDDGIATGDLPTAGQSADQGAASNEPSTPAPASAAVEEDLLDLGNQDSQETGDGTVESSTLRQDKGKQSSSLDDSNDLMSSIATLKPATSPTTTTATQYLTIESRTYKDPTPPTPAPSQPPSRAPSTAATSRSRHGSSEPSPTRSDVGYDEKRYTSEDEQESGSRSEIQSIMEQFSEEGGGPGVEEVMSPRLEMASPLLGSPMSHPPRKSSLEPLTPSLAQQLQEGIQGLRMSGSSPSDTRGKDKEDFGPPVPPKDDSMYPASPGRSQDDLRGNVDSPMSPSTLHRPPPPEPEPEPTLPFDFHRFLEQLRNKKADPVARYLKSFLSEFGKRQWMVHEQVKIISDFLTFIANKMGQCEVWRDVSDAEFDNAREGMEKLVMNRLYSQTFSPAIPPPQPIPGAKPRRRGGERPMGPGRRGQHQEDVERDEILAQKINIYSWVREDHLDIPPVNESGKRFLKLAQQELLKIKSYRAPRDKIICVLNCCKVIFGLLKHAKSDSSADSFMPMLIYVVLHANPEHLVSNVQYILRFRNQEKLGGEAGYYLSSLMGAIQFIENMDRTTLTITDEEFEQNVEAAVSAIAERHRAESPPPPPPQSEKSSALKAPSAGRVSADTDASLRPDTPRRSMSSNEGRDSGEYSGNDEKAAITGLLRTIQRPLSTIGRIFSDEPSSSEPSTSIASPARTPMPERPDGDARRQRLSAEEAAARQASAETAEAQRLHRAEHANIVETLAGMFPDLDKDIISDVVYQKEGRVGLAVDACLALSS